The following are from one region of the Cytobacillus firmus genome:
- a CDS encoding competence protein ComK yields MNALLIREYIIISETKSIRSHYNEEGECCSLVLEGNYTFMVKKRPIEIIDESINYYGFDLNGASSGSRTILGPCRAAPVRIPGGMDMYWFPHTSPGHDECVWFAFHHVEAIKAEGHDTSNVYVSGGHCFKLNAAEKEVSMKYDRAEKLESRISKRKVNTFSFIMERTTDTYSVKKGRRNYIIERKKE; encoded by the coding sequence ATGAATGCATTACTGATACGGGAGTATATAATCATTTCGGAAACGAAATCAATCAGGTCCCATTATAACGAAGAAGGCGAATGCTGCAGTTTGGTTTTAGAAGGGAACTATACGTTTATGGTAAAGAAGAGGCCGATTGAGATCATAGATGAAAGCATAAACTATTATGGCTTTGATCTGAATGGTGCATCGAGCGGTTCGAGAACCATACTTGGACCCTGCAGGGCTGCACCAGTACGAATTCCAGGTGGAATGGACATGTACTGGTTTCCTCATACTTCGCCCGGGCATGATGAATGTGTGTGGTTTGCGTTTCATCATGTGGAAGCGATCAAGGCTGAGGGCCATGATACCTCAAACGTTTATGTGAGTGGAGGTCATTGTTTTAAACTGAATGCGGCTGAAAAAGAGGTTTCTATGAAATATGACCGGGCAGAGAAGCTGGAATCAAGAATATCCAAGCGCAAGGTAAATACCTTCAGCTTTATTATGGAAAGAACCACCGATACTTACTCGGTTAAAAAAGGGAGACGGAATTATATTATTGAGAGGAAGAAAGAGTAG
- a CDS encoding PadR family transcriptional regulator, producing the protein MSTLLNSLTTELRRGTLTLAVLSQLRTPQYGYSLVQLLEDSGINIDQSTLYPLLRRLEKQELVTSSWDHTESRPRKYYVLSEMGLETFLQLREEWIKNSKQLYGLLKGDEEDGFN; encoded by the coding sequence ATGAGCACGCTGCTGAATTCGTTAACAACTGAACTGCGGAGAGGAACATTGACGCTGGCAGTGCTGAGCCAGCTTCGGACACCGCAATACGGGTATTCACTGGTTCAGTTATTGGAAGACTCCGGCATCAATATTGATCAGAGCACATTATATCCATTGCTGCGGCGTCTGGAAAAACAGGAGCTTGTCACGAGCAGCTGGGATCATACGGAGAGCCGGCCGCGTAAGTATTATGTTTTAAGCGAAATGGGTCTGGAAACATTTCTGCAGCTTAGAGAAGAATGGATTAAGAATTCTAAACAGCTATACGGGCTGTTAAAGGGGGATGAGGAAGATGGATTTAATTGA
- a CDS encoding DNA sulfur modification protein DndB: protein MPPLVASAEEGTLGGQAPGRLRIVDGSHRMKALLQLEDQIFMSMKSEKDEEIRNAYHLQYLLEKTEISIQVLEGLSMDEENQLFIDLNTKGKQVALSKRIAYDSRDRLNGMTNRILQSNSKLIEAGVETEKRAIIRPANKKFLSLSQLRLLVAIILAGKLLNRTDEWKENAVGDDEVYMDIVNSWFDKLFSFESPKRIGNYHETMLASFPLIQAILLYAMKDWEDQSLAAKKQSLIERMDSLMEVNWSSANPEWRRFDGMARGEFFYLDKSKKNIEEIANWLEAQRR, encoded by the coding sequence ATGCCGCCGCTGGTTGCCTCAGCTGAAGAGGGGACGTTAGGAGGGCAAGCGCCAGGCAGATTAAGAATTGTAGATGGATCACACCGGATGAAAGCCCTGCTTCAGCTCGAGGATCAAATTTTTATGAGTATGAAAAGTGAGAAGGACGAAGAAATCCGGAATGCTTATCATCTTCAATATCTGCTGGAGAAGACAGAGATCTCCATTCAAGTCCTTGAAGGACTCTCCATGGATGAGGAAAACCAGCTTTTTATTGATTTAAACACAAAAGGGAAACAGGTGGCATTGTCCAAGCGAATCGCCTATGATTCGAGAGACCGTTTAAATGGGATGACGAACCGGATTCTCCAATCCAATTCCAAGCTGATAGAAGCAGGTGTGGAAACCGAAAAAAGGGCCATTATTCGGCCTGCTAATAAAAAATTCCTCTCACTCTCCCAGCTGCGTTTGCTTGTGGCCATTATTCTGGCAGGCAAGCTGTTAAACAGAACGGATGAATGGAAGGAAAATGCCGTGGGAGATGATGAAGTTTATATGGATATCGTAAATTCCTGGTTCGATAAACTCTTCTCCTTTGAATCTCCTAAAAGAATCGGAAACTATCACGAAACCATGCTGGCGAGCTTTCCGCTTATTCAGGCCATATTGTTATACGCAATGAAAGATTGGGAAGATCAATCACTGGCAGCCAAAAAACAAAGTCTGATTGAACGAATGGATAGCTTAATGGAAGTGAACTGGAGCAGTGCGAATCCGGAGTGGAGAAGATTTGATGGAATGGCAAGAGGAGAATTCTTTTACCTTGATAAAAGCAAGAAAAATATAGAGGAAATCGCCAATTGGCTGGAGGCGCAAAGGAGGTGA
- a CDS encoding HAAS signaling domain-containing protein: protein MDLIEVYIQEVTRRLPEKSRADIALELQSTIGDMLPDDYNEEDVKDVLSKLGSPAALAAGYRDQPMHLIGPRYFDVYVSLLKMILPIAAAISLISLAAEFIFNFNRDETIINAILELMGYGIWRLIEVAVQVFFWLTIVFAVIERMDKGKEQHPLSPSLKPWTPEDLKSITYIPKKKAISKFEVFGSLMWTAIWATLYFYADRLMGVYRGGSEGLEFKISAVNQDVLLGYWPIVVVIIALEAGLALYKLIIGQWTKRMAIFNTVLELLATIVFIIILLNPNLLQAEFIAFMTDLFSISAAQLKSWLLSSISIIFIIYAGISIYDGIRKSRITS from the coding sequence ATGGATTTAATTGAAGTTTATATACAGGAAGTGACCCGGAGGCTGCCTGAAAAGAGCCGTGCGGATATCGCACTCGAGCTGCAGTCAACGATCGGGGATATGCTTCCGGATGATTACAATGAGGAAGATGTTAAGGATGTCCTCAGCAAATTGGGCAGTCCCGCAGCCCTGGCGGCAGGATACCGGGATCAGCCGATGCATCTGATCGGGCCGCGCTATTTTGATGTATATGTATCCCTTTTAAAAATGATCCTGCCGATTGCCGCAGCGATTTCATTGATTTCGCTTGCTGCCGAGTTTATTTTTAATTTTAACCGGGATGAAACGATCATCAATGCCATACTCGAATTAATGGGCTACGGAATTTGGAGACTCATTGAAGTGGCTGTCCAGGTATTTTTCTGGCTGACCATAGTATTCGCGGTAATTGAAAGGATGGATAAAGGAAAAGAGCAGCATCCTCTGTCACCAAGCTTAAAACCGTGGACACCGGAGGATTTGAAAAGCATTACGTATATTCCGAAGAAAAAAGCCATTTCCAAGTTTGAGGTTTTCGGAAGCTTAATGTGGACAGCCATTTGGGCAACCCTTTACTTTTATGCCGACCGGCTGATGGGTGTCTATAGAGGCGGAAGTGAAGGACTGGAGTTTAAAATTTCCGCTGTCAACCAGGATGTGCTCCTCGGTTACTGGCCGATCGTAGTGGTCATTATTGCGCTCGAAGCGGGACTCGCTCTTTACAAACTGATCATTGGGCAATGGACAAAAAGAATGGCGATTTTCAACACCGTCCTTGAACTGCTTGCCACCATCGTATTCATCATCATCCTGCTGAATCCGAATTTGCTCCAGGCGGAATTTATAGCATTCATGACTGATTTATTTTCAATATCCGCTGCCCAATTGAAGAGCTGGCTGCTCAGCAGCATCAGCATCATTTTCATCATCTATGCAGGAATCAGTATTTATGATGGAATCCGCAAATCAAGAATTACCTCTTAA
- the cyoE gene encoding heme o synthase produces MKEEETLKTQRRPLSKILALTVKTGIIKSNLIPMFAGLTLALYTYDFGLLEKLPEILLAFIGSSLVMGAAGAFNNLYDRDIDSIMKRTQSRPTVTGEITTKQVLWLASLMSVFGILALAFTTPLAGLLGFLGLFFYVVPYTMWSKRRTIYNTEIGSISGAMPPLIGWAAIHPDITHPAILGLFIITIIWQMPHFYAIAIRKHDEYKAANVPMLPVVKGVRRTYIQTNVYLVILIGISFLLGSLSTGLMLVALLLGIAWLALSIYGYKRMDPEKWAKSLFIFSLVHMTVLFSTVIIYSIMGIIFNL; encoded by the coding sequence ATGAAAGAGGAAGAAACCCTAAAGACGCAGAGACGGCCTTTATCAAAGATCCTCGCACTGACAGTCAAAACAGGGATTATTAAATCCAATCTGATCCCGATGTTTGCAGGATTAACACTGGCCTTATATACGTATGACTTCGGGCTTCTGGAGAAGCTGCCCGAGATTCTGCTGGCTTTTATTGGCTCAAGCCTGGTAATGGGGGCAGCAGGGGCGTTTAATAATTTATATGACCGTGATATTGATTCGATCATGAAGCGGACACAAAGCAGACCAACTGTCACAGGGGAAATCACGACTAAGCAGGTATTGTGGCTTGCAAGCCTTATGTCTGTGTTTGGAATCCTCGCTCTTGCCTTCACGACTCCGTTAGCGGGTCTGCTTGGATTTTTGGGGCTGTTTTTTTATGTGGTTCCTTACACAATGTGGAGCAAACGAAGAACCATTTATAACACGGAGATTGGAAGCATTTCAGGTGCGATGCCGCCGCTAATCGGTTGGGCTGCCATCCATCCGGATATCACGCATCCTGCGATCCTTGGGCTGTTTATCATCACCATCATCTGGCAAATGCCGCACTTTTATGCGATTGCGATCCGGAAGCATGATGAATATAAAGCGGCGAATGTGCCGATGCTGCCTGTTGTTAAAGGCGTCAGAAGGACATATATCCAGACGAATGTTTACTTAGTTATTCTGATTGGGATCAGCTTTCTGCTGGGTTCCTTAAGCACCGGCCTTATGCTCGTAGCCTTGCTCCTCGGGATTGCCTGGCTGGCACTCAGTATCTACGGCTATAAACGGATGGATCCCGAAAAGTGGGCAAAATCCCTGTTTATCTTTTCACTTGTCCATATGACAGTTCTTTTTTCGACGGTGATTATTTACTCGATTATGGGTATTATTTTTAATTTGTAA
- a CDS encoding serine hydrolase domain-containing protein encodes MKKLSFILLLIFLLTPAFYFPFAVSVQAAEPFKTEDVDEFVTDYIERNGLPGASIAVVKDGKLVYQKGYGNDSEGKPITEDSLMRIGSVSKSFTALAVLQLADEGKIQLDDPIINYLPEVQLDDSRWEEVTIRQLLSHTSGIPNPTIVSPASNLKAGVERMNDWKLQSNPGEKYYYSNGNYWVLALLVENVSRKEFSQYLKEEVFSPLGMNDSLTTVNSGDIVPGLPKGYVTAYGTAMPWTELEAMNMGAGSIISSASDMGKWLSLLTNEGKTVTGEDLLSKKLLQEAYSPQHESKKYGLGWELSSPNVKPARISHSGVVSTYQAQQDIIPSSGYAVAVLLNSFTPTFEHAYEISSGIIQLTEGNEPVLKAPISKRIDLSLGVITFIYMILGIRGIMRSKKWSEKRKQQPAWKFILRLIPQLAPALLIGWLFFIVPTLQNNSSTTLDAFGLYPAAMFLLAIVFIFGLVLTILRIYFRIALNKG; translated from the coding sequence TTGAAGAAATTAAGCTTTATACTTCTGTTAATATTTCTATTAACACCTGCGTTTTATTTTCCGTTTGCAGTAAGTGTCCAAGCTGCTGAACCTTTTAAGACGGAAGATGTTGATGAATTTGTCACTGATTATATAGAACGGAACGGGCTGCCTGGTGCATCCATTGCTGTTGTAAAAGACGGTAAATTAGTATACCAGAAGGGATATGGCAACGATTCCGAGGGAAAGCCAATAACAGAAGATTCGTTAATGAGAATCGGGTCCGTATCCAAATCATTTACTGCATTGGCTGTTTTGCAGCTTGCTGATGAAGGGAAAATCCAACTGGATGACCCAATAATTAACTATCTGCCAGAGGTACAGCTTGATGATTCCAGATGGGAAGAAGTAACAATCCGTCAGCTATTGAGTCACACATCCGGAATTCCAAATCCGACTATTGTTTCACCAGCGAGTAACCTAAAAGCAGGTGTGGAACGTATGAATGACTGGAAGCTGCAATCAAACCCAGGAGAAAAATATTATTATAGCAATGGGAACTACTGGGTTTTAGCTCTTTTAGTTGAGAATGTAAGCCGAAAAGAATTCTCACAATATCTTAAAGAAGAGGTATTTTCTCCATTGGGTATGAATGACTCACTCACTACTGTTAACTCGGGAGATATTGTACCTGGATTACCTAAAGGTTATGTGACAGCTTATGGAACTGCAATGCCTTGGACAGAGCTAGAAGCAATGAATATGGGTGCAGGAAGCATCATTTCATCAGCATCGGATATGGGAAAATGGCTTTCTCTGCTGACAAACGAGGGAAAGACTGTGACAGGGGAGGATTTATTATCAAAAAAATTATTACAGGAAGCTTATTCACCACAACATGAAAGCAAAAAATATGGACTTGGCTGGGAGTTAAGCTCACCCAATGTGAAGCCGGCACGCATTTCGCATAGCGGAGTGGTATCAACGTATCAGGCACAGCAAGACATTATACCAAGCAGCGGTTATGCCGTTGCCGTGTTGCTGAATAGCTTTACACCAACATTTGAACACGCTTATGAGATTAGTTCAGGTATTATCCAGTTGACCGAGGGGAACGAACCGGTATTAAAAGCTCCGATATCTAAAAGAATTGATTTATCACTTGGCGTCATCACATTCATCTATATGATTTTAGGAATTAGAGGAATAATGCGCAGTAAAAAATGGTCCGAAAAACGCAAACAGCAGCCTGCCTGGAAATTCATCCTTCGATTAATTCCGCAATTGGCTCCAGCCTTATTAATTGGGTGGTTGTTTTTTATTGTTCCAACATTACAAAACAACAGTTCAACCACTCTTGATGCCTTCGGTCTTTACCCAGCCGCCATGTTCTTATTGGCGATTGTTTTCATCTTCGGATTGGTTCTGACCATTTTGAGAATCTATTTTCGTATAGCATTAAATAAAGGATAA
- a CDS encoding Rieske (2Fe-2S) protein → MSELIYAGSLRTLEDEGAKVIKGGSHAIAVFVYEKQVYAVDNRCPHMGFPLHTGSLCDGILTCHWHHARFDIKSGGTLDPWADDVPTYPVEIKEDEVWVHPVPFNKVTIGKLRQRLREGLEQNISLVIAKSVVGLMEAGFPATEIAKIGVDFGTTHRRSGWGSGLTILTAMTNVLTKLDKTGQILALFQGLVHVARESSGMGTRFLLGSLPVSNEEDTQSFEQLSEWYRHCVEVRDSQGAERVLLTAIQSGFPDGQLADMMMTAVTDHFYVNTGHTLDFHNKAFEILNQVGSEHRPYVLSSLLPGISDVSRSEESHSWQSPVNLVKPLKEAFQELPDILADVSPRGDADIDEAALVEQILSDAPINTVNMMMDALKKGVTPSRLAQLVTLAAADRISRFHVQNDFRDWITVLHTFTHAHAVHESLRRSTTPELTRAVFHGAMSVYLDRFLNTPSARRPEPKAVATKPQNPSELLEMMNQQQQVAESARWVVNYLARGGDKSELFNTLGHALLREDAEFHSFQMYEAAMIEHDHWEKEDSRLSGYAQETLILAVTRYLAGHAPTAREMPHTAQIAMRLHRGEKLFEDV, encoded by the coding sequence TTGTCAGAATTGATTTATGCAGGTTCTTTAAGGACGCTTGAAGATGAAGGTGCAAAGGTTATTAAAGGCGGAAGTCATGCCATTGCTGTATTTGTTTACGAAAAACAAGTCTATGCGGTGGATAACCGCTGCCCGCATATGGGCTTTCCCCTCCATACAGGAAGCCTATGTGATGGGATTTTGACTTGTCACTGGCACCATGCCCGCTTTGATATAAAAAGCGGCGGAACACTGGATCCATGGGCAGATGATGTTCCTACTTATCCTGTCGAGATAAAGGAAGATGAGGTTTGGGTTCACCCGGTTCCTTTTAATAAGGTGACAATCGGGAAATTGAGGCAGCGATTACGTGAAGGCCTTGAGCAAAATATTAGTCTTGTCATCGCCAAATCGGTTGTTGGATTGATGGAAGCGGGTTTTCCAGCGACAGAGATTGCAAAAATTGGCGTCGACTTCGGAACAACACATCGAAGAAGCGGATGGGGTTCGGGATTAACGATTTTAACAGCCATGACCAATGTATTGACTAAATTAGATAAAACTGGACAGATTTTAGCGCTGTTCCAAGGACTGGTTCATGTTGCAAGGGAAAGTTCCGGAATGGGAACACGCTTTTTACTTGGATCCCTTCCTGTATCAAATGAAGAGGATACCCAATCCTTCGAGCAATTATCAGAATGGTATCGTCACTGTGTGGAGGTGCGGGATTCACAGGGAGCTGAGCGGGTGCTATTGACCGCGATACAATCGGGATTCCCGGACGGGCAGCTTGCTGACATGATGATGACTGCGGTCACGGATCATTTTTATGTGAATACAGGTCATACTCTTGATTTTCATAATAAAGCCTTCGAGATTTTAAATCAGGTTGGTAGTGAGCACCGGCCCTATGTATTATCATCCTTGCTGCCTGGTATCAGCGATGTATCCCGCAGTGAAGAATCCCATAGCTGGCAATCACCTGTGAACCTGGTCAAACCCTTAAAGGAGGCGTTTCAGGAATTACCTGATATCCTTGCTGATGTCTCACCACGCGGAGATGCTGATATAGATGAAGCGGCTTTGGTTGAACAAATTTTATCAGATGCCCCTATTAATACGGTAAATATGATGATGGATGCACTAAAAAAAGGCGTCACTCCTTCCCGGCTGGCCCAGCTCGTCACTTTAGCGGCTGCTGATCGGATTTCCCGCTTCCATGTACAAAATGATTTCAGGGATTGGATAACCGTACTTCATACTTTTACTCACGCACATGCGGTACATGAATCGTTACGCCGGTCGACGACACCTGAATTGACCCGGGCTGTTTTTCATGGAGCAATGAGCGTGTATCTTGATCGTTTTCTCAATACACCGTCCGCCAGAAGGCCGGAACCAAAGGCTGTGGCAACTAAACCGCAGAATCCTTCAGAATTATTAGAGATGATGAACCAGCAGCAGCAGGTTGCAGAATCAGCAAGGTGGGTAGTGAATTACCTGGCACGCGGCGGTGATAAAAGTGAACTCTTCAATACGCTCGGGCACGCTTTGCTAAGAGAGGATGCAGAGTTTCATTCTTTTCAAATGTATGAAGCAGCAATGATCGAACATGATCATTGGGAAAAAGAGGATTCGAGGCTTTCGGGATATGCACAGGAAACATTGATCTTAGCCGTCACACGTTATCTGGCAGGCCATGCCCCAACTGCCAGAGAAATGCCGCATACAGCACAAATTGCCATGCGCCTCCACCGGGGAGAAAAATTATTTGAAGATGTTTGA
- a CDS encoding helix-turn-helix transcriptional regulator, whose protein sequence is MLRNKVKELRARHNFTQSDLAKLVGATRQTIGMIEKGDYAPSVLLALKIAKALRVDLEEVFWIEGEEE, encoded by the coding sequence ATGCTGAGAAATAAAGTGAAGGAATTAAGAGCGAGGCATAATTTTACTCAATCTGATTTAGCTAAATTGGTTGGAGCCACCCGTCAAACCATTGGCATGATTGAAAAAGGGGACTATGCACCCTCTGTGCTGTTAGCATTGAAAATCGCTAAAGCACTACGTGTCGATTTAGAGGAAGTGTTTTGGATTGA